One Apodemus sylvaticus chromosome 23, mApoSyl1.1, whole genome shotgun sequence genomic window carries:
- the LOC127673789 gene encoding vomeronasal type-1 receptor 4-like — MEDALSEHSVFLYGKCSVFPIYIASCVYMSWVFSFIVNIAFPMYMTARPNNRNITRLRVYEFCYTVHHDKVTDILNAIFLSVPDSLLMLLMLCSSGYMVCILYRHKQRMKHIHRSNFSFRFSPEFRATKTILLLVSTFVFFYTISCLLQINMSLAHNPTSLLVNMCFIVATSFPTVCPFLVICH; from the coding sequence ATGGAGGATGCCCTTTCAGAACATTCTGTTTTCTTGTATGGAAAATGTTCTGTGTTTCCCATTTACATTGCttcttgtgtgtatatgagcTGGGTCTTTTCATTCATAGTAAACATAGCTTTTCCCATGTACATGACAGCAAGACCGAACAATAGGAACATTACACGCCTAAGGGTGTATGAATTCTGTTATACTGTTCATCATGACAAGGTCACTGACATTCTCAATGCAATATTTCTCTCTGTTCCTGATTCGTTGCTTATGTTGCTGATGCTTTGTTCCAGCGGTTACATGGTTTGCATTCTCTACAGACATAAGCAGAGAATGAAGCACATTCACAGAAGCAACTTTTCCTTCAGGTTCTCCCCTGAGTTCAGAGCCACAAAGACCATTCTGCTCTTGGTGAGCACCTTTGTCTTCTTTTACACAATTTCTTGCCTCTTACAAATTAACATGTCTCTTGCACATAATCCAACCTCATTATTGGTGAACATGTGTTTTATTGTAGCTACAAGTTTCCCAACTGTGTGTCCCTTTTTAGTGATCTGCCATTAA